A stretch of the Alnus glutinosa chromosome 6, dhAlnGlut1.1, whole genome shotgun sequence genome encodes the following:
- the LOC133870107 gene encoding cytochrome c oxidase subunit 5b-2, mitochondrial-like, with amino-acid sequence MWRRAVSSSTAQFRTLASSSPSLSCRSSSLTLRRSLTSSPSSSSTSSSSSTPPFQTLFSPQAPSLSGDPSKKKVEDVIPIATGHEREELEAVLEGKNILEINYPAGPFGTKEAPAIVKSVFDKRIIGCPGGEAEDEHDVVWFWLEKGKPHECPVCSQYFMLEVVGPGGSPDGHGDDDHH; translated from the exons ATGTGGAGGCGAGCGGTCTCATCGTCAACGGCTCAGTTCCGAACCCTAGCATCTTCGTCACCCTCACTCTCATGTCGATCCTCTTCTCTCACACTCCGCCGATCGCTGACCTCCTCGCCGTCTTCGTCTTCAACATCGTCGTCTTCCTCAACGCCGCCGTTTCAGACTCTCTTCTCTCCCCAGGCACCCTCTCTTTCCG GTGATCCTTCGAAGAAGAAGGTTGAAGATGTAATCCCCATTGCTACTGGACATGAGCGAGAGGAACTCGAGGCTGTGCTTGag GGAAAGAACATTCTTGAAATCAATTATCCAGCTGGTCCTTTCGGTACCAAG GAAGCACCTGCTATTGTCAAGTCTGTCTTTGACAAAAGAATAATTGGATGCCCTGGTGGTGAGGCGG AAGATGAGCATGATGTTGTGTGGTTTTGGCTGGAGAAAGGCAAGCCACATGAATGCCCTGTCTGTTCACAATATTTCATG CTGGAAGTGGTTGGCCCTGGAGGTTCTCCTGATGGCCATGGAGACGATGATCACCATTGA
- the LOC133870268 gene encoding peptidyl-prolyl cis-trans isomerase CYP95 isoform X3, with amino-acid sequence MAISDRDTLGSHFLVTFEADHHLDRKHVVFGKLVHGHEVLRKIEDVGDEDGSPSVTVKIINCGEFNENRKKANKLKIGKDASSDANNHEARRKGKHKKSSRDKRKRRRRYYSSESDSSSDTELESSESDSDSDLYLSSSSYTSSSSDDRRKKRKRSSKRDKYRRGKRSDKRRERRRKKRDKRSKRRARRASDGTTDTKSGNESESSSDSDDLDDLEKDQKRKDRSQKTAVEQPPLVVTKELASTRRKKREEESPKENGEQRSNGVEADANSDRSGDRQPDVVDDHPGKSRSRSISPKRTMSKSMTISPRSLSKSPSVSPKRRLSRSPSRSRSPSPAPQRSISRSPARSPLRSDSSKSPVRSVSRSPARGRKGKSISRSPVGARSQRSVSESPVRSLSRRSRSRSPPRTSSKKSISRSPIRVSRRSISGSPVRSPRSVSRSSGRAPSRRISRSPIRAPIRNNRRSYSRSPSPARRARSPPDRGRSLSRSVSPDGSPKRIRRGRGFSQRYSYARRYRTPSASPVRSYRYGGRNDRDRYSNYRRYSPRRYRSPPRVRSPPRYRSRRSRTRSVSRSPPYRGRRYSRSPVEAYRSRVSPRAERRSLSRSRSRSPSESRSSLDSQSPKRVSKDRSRSPSGSPDGKKGLVSYGDGSPDSGQR; translated from the exons ATGGCAATTTCTGATCGAGATACTTTAGGTTCTCATTTCCTTGTCACCTTTGAGGCAGATCATCATCTTGACAG GAAGCATGTTGTCTTTGGGAAGCTTGTTCATGGACATGAAGTACTGAGGAAAATTGAAGACGTGGGTGATGAAGATGGGAGTCCAAGTGTGACAGTTAAAATCATCAATTGTGGTGAATTTAATGAGA ACAGgaaaaaagcaaataaattgaaaataggAAAAGATGCATCTTCTGATGCAAATAATCATGAAGCACGACGGAAGGGAAAGCACAAGAAATCATCTAGAGataaaaggaaaaggagaagaagatacTATTCATCTGAGTCAGATAGTTCCTCAGATACTGAGTTGGAATCATCTGAATCTGATAGTGATTCTGACTTGTATTTGTCATCATCATCTTACACTAGTTCTTCAAGTGATGACAGGCGTAAGAAGAGAAAGAGATCTtctaaaagagacaaatatagAAGGGGAAAAAGAAGTGATAAACGCCGCGAGAGAAGGCGAAAGAAGCGTGATAAAAGATCCAAGCGTAGAGCAAGAAG AGCATCAGATGGTACGACGGATACCAAGAGTGGGAACGAAAGTGAAAGTAGCTCTGATAGCGATGACCTTGATGATCTCGAAAAAGATCAGAAGCGAAAAGATCGTTCTCAGAAGACTG CTGTGGAACAGCCTCCCTTGGTTGTCACGAAAGAACTTGCTTCCACCCGTCGTAAAAAGAGGGAGGAAGAATCCCCCAAGGAGAATGGAGAGCAGAGAAGCAATGGCGTTGAAGCAGATGCTAATTCCGACAGAAGCGGAGATAGACAACCTGACGTAGTAGATGATCACCCAGGCAAATCTAG GAGCAGAAGCATAAGTCCTAAGAGGACCATGAGTAAGAGTATGACTATTAGTCCCAGGAGTCTGAGCAAGAGCCCAAGTGTTAGTCCAAAACGGAGACTGAGCAGAAGTCCAAGTCGTAGTAGAAGCCCCTCTCCTGCTCCACAGAGGAGTATCAGCAGAAGTCCTGCTAGAAGTCCTCTTCGAAGTGATAGCAGTAAGAGCCCAGTCAGAAGCGTCAGCCGAAGTCCAGCAAGGGGCAGGAAAGGAAAAAGTATCAGTAGGAGCCCAGTGGGAGCTCGGTCTCAAAGAAGTGTTAGTGAGAGCCCAGTAAGATCCCTATCGCGAAGAAGCCGAAGCCGGAGTCCACCAAGAACCTcatcaaaaaaatcaattagCAGAAGCCCTATTAGAGTTTCTAGAAGAAGCATAAGTGGAAGCCCAGTCAGATCTCCAAGAAGCGTGAGCAGAAGCTCAGGTAGGGCCCCTTCAAGGAGGATTAGCCGAAGTCCTATTAGGGCACCAATTCGGAATAATCGTCGTAGTTATTCAAGGAGCCCTAGCCCTGCACGAAGAGCTAGGTCACCTCCTGACCGAGGGAGGAGTTTGTCAAGAAGTGTTTCCCCAGATGGGTCTCCCAAGCGAATCAGAAGGGGGCGTGGTTTTAGTCAGCGGTACTCTTATGCACGGCGATACAGAACCCCATCTGCGTCTCCTGTGAGGTCTTATCGTTATGGTGGTAGAAATGACCGTGACAG GTATTCAAATTACAGAAGGTATTCCCCTAGGCGTTACAGAAGCCCACCAAGAGTAAGAAGTCCTCCAAG ATATAGAAGCAGAAGAAGTAGGACACGATCTGTATCACGGAGCCCACCCTACCGTGGTCGGCGTTACAGCCGTTCGCCAGTTGAGGCGTATAGATCTCGCGTGTCTCCACGGGCTGAGCGGAGATCACTTTCTAGGAGCAGGAGCAGGAGCCCATCAGAATCTAGGTCCTCCTTGGACTCTCAATCTCCTAAGCGAGTAAGCAAAGACAGGTCAAGGTCGCCATCTGGAAGCCCAGATGGGAAGAAGGGACTGGTTTCTTATGGAGATGGTTCTCCTGACTCGGGCCAAAGGTGA